Within the Montipora foliosa isolate CH-2021 chromosome 11, ASM3666993v2, whole genome shotgun sequence genome, the region taaaaaacagTGACAATGAATGTTTTAGATGGTGCCATATTCGACATCTTAATCCTCAAGACAAAAATcctcaaagaataaaaaaatcagataaagcattcattgaaaatttaaattattcaggaattgaatttccagtgactaccaaacagtacaacaaaatagaaaaacataATGAGATCAACATCaatgtatttggttatgaagaaaaacaaagatatCCCATTTAtgtatcaaaagaaaagtatgaagattgtatgaatctgcttcttataacagaaaatgaaaacaagcactatgtattaatcaaagatttcaacaagtttatgtacaatcaaacaaagcacaaagagaggaaacatttttgcatgcattgtcttcagtgtttcagttctgaaagagtattaactgatcataaagaaaactgtataCAAGTAAATAGCACACAAGCGATAAAAATGCCTGACAAAAATAACTTCCTGTACCATTTGTAATATATGCAGATTTTGAAGCCATCACAGCAAAAATACATGGTTGCCaaccaaacaacaacaaatcatTTACTGAAGCTTATCAGAAGCATacagactgtggttatggataCAAGGTCGTTTGTTGTCATGACGACAAATACACgaaaccagtacaaatttacAGAGGTGAAAAAGCCgtttacaaatttatggaagctATGCTAGAGGAAGTTAAATATTGTAAGAAGGTTATGAAAAAAGAATTCAACAAACCATTAAGAATGACAAGAGATaatgaaaaagaatttcaaaaagctGATAAATGCCATATATGTGagaaagaatacaataaaactGATGTAAGAGTAACAGATCACTGCCATGTGACTGGTCAGTACAGAGGATCCGCACATCAAGATTGTAACCTAAATTTCAGATTGACTGAGAAAATACCAGTTATATTTCACAATCTCCGTGGGTATGACagtcattttataatgcaagagATTGGTGAAATAGTCAAAGAGCATAAATATACAAATAAGAAAGGTAAAAAGTGCCAAATGAATATCAATGCCATACCAAACGACATGGaaaagtatatggctttcatgcttggtaatcatctgacctttattgatagttttcaatttatgagctcaagtcttgataaactggtgagcaacctaccaaaagaagcattaatgtatacttctcaaaaattcaaaggtaAAGAGCTTCATTTAATGTCTCAAAAAGGAGTATATCCATACGACTTCAtggatagctttgataaattcaatgaaaagctatcaccaaaagaagaattttacagtatATTAAATGATGAGGATATAACAGATGATCAATACAAACATGCTCAAAATGTATCGAACACTTTTAATCTGAAAAATATGGGAGAGTACCATGACTTATATCTTAAATCTGACATCCTTCTATTAGCTGATGTGTTTGAAAACTTTAGGAGAACATGCTTAGAATACTATAAACTAGATCCATGTCATTACTTTAGTAGTCCTGGTTTTAGTTGGGATAGTATGTTACAAATGACTAACATTAAATTAGAACTTATGACTGATGTGgatatgtttcaattcattgaaaaaggAATGCGTGGTGGAATAAGCTATATTGCCAACCGGTATggaaaagcaaacaataaatacatgaaaacatatGATGAAAAGGCGCCCTCAAAGTATATCATGTATCTTGATGCTAACAATCTGTATGGTTGGGCAATGAGTCAATACCTTCCAACTGGTGGTTTTAAATGGATGACAGAAAATCAGATTGATAAGATAAACTTAGCCAAGTACACAGAAGAGAGCAAGAAAGGTTTAATACTAGAAGTAGACCTAGCATATCCTGAACAGTTGCATGATCTTCATAATGAATATCCACTAGGACCggaaaaagtaaaagtaaaagtaacaaaaaacATGCTATCAGaatattgcaaaaaaatagCGGTTAAATATCGAATATCAACTAGTTTAGTTTATAAACTGACACCTACATTAAGCAATAAAGAAAAGTATGTTCTTCATTACAAAAACCTACAATTGTACACTGatcttggtttgaaaataactaaaGTCCATCAAATACTAGAGTTCAATCAGTCCGCATGGTTGAAGGAGTACATTGACTTTAACACCGATAAAAGAACAAAtgccaaaaatgcttttgaaaaagatttctttaaaCTTATGAATAATTCCGTATTTgggaaaacaatggaaaatttacGTAAGCGTGTTGATGTAAGATTAGTGACTGATGAAaagaaattaatgaaaatgACAAGTAAACCAACATATGTTAGCAGTAAGATATGCAATGAAAACCTTGTAGCTGTTCATAAGATAAAAGAAACATTGTTATTAAACAGACCTGCTTATGTTGGTATGATTTCAGCGACTGATCTCCCCTTCTTCTCATGAGAAATCATTTTTTTATACTCTTCTAAAACTTGTATTTGTAATGTTACATCTCTTTCTTGCTTCAGCACATTAACTGTATCCAAATTTCCAATAGCTTGCGGCATGTTGAAGGAAAACCCCTGATTTGATCCCATAAAACTTTCAATAGTATAAATAGAATCCTGTATATTTTGAACATAATTTTCATGTCGACGAGTAGCTTCATCAATACTCAAAGGCATCTTCAATGTTGTGAATCAAAAGACAACCAAGTCTTACCAAAATGCTTAAACTTCTGATATTTTTATCAGAAAATTGCAAACGAGAtacaattctgattggttgagataATCATATGACCATCTAATGATGACTAATGTTCCTGGGGGAACCCCCATTTTTATGACATCATCGACTTCctgttttttgaaaattaacaCAATTAAACAAGCATGCgtaaccattttgaaaaaacatatagatttccaaaataCGGAACAATTTCGCTTTGCCATGGCATAAAaccacaaaataaaaaatttaaaaaacatatagatttccaaaataCAGAATCAAAAATACGAgaccaaaaaattgaaagccattaaatggaaagtagtatggagttgggttggtatgagaacatttttgcaaaaatgtgctcgtacccccaactcctataccaCTATGAACACTAGTTCATTTTAATTGGTACTTGTTCAAAATAATTGGGACTAATCCCTGTTATCGGTTATCGGCGGTTATCAAGCATTAGGGCCAATTAGCATCAAGCTCATCTCTCTCAGACAGTTCTGATAACATTATCGAATAATGTTTTTGTTAGAACCAATGATAAGTGTGTTATTCAATAACACGATAATGCCGGATGACTACTCCAGTTTCAGTGGATATCATTATTTGTATTCACCAATGGTGTCGCTTCATTGTGAAACAGAGGAAGTGAGTCGGCTCGTATGTTGCATCCTCTCTCATTTGTTAAAACACTTAAATAAGTACGCGTACttctcttttaatttaaaatacaacatTCGAAATCCCTCAAATCTTCGGAAGGAACATTAACAGTCActtctaattgttttttgcaaaacGAGTGGCCATCAAAAGGTGTTCGTTTGACAAAGGCCTGGTGATTGTCTTTGCATCGAAACCGCAGGAAAGGTAATTAAGCCCAGAACCGCGACACATTCCGGCACGCAAAGGTCAAACAGCCGCAAATTTTCTTGCTCCGTATTGTTAGGCCCACAAGAAAATATTGATGGCATCTGAAAATGAATGAAGGAAGAAATGATCGTACTTTCACTTGAGAATTTGGGACGTTGATCATGTCGGTGATTGACCGACGTTCCTACGTGTCCCGATTCAACTAACATTGAACTATCCAATCGAATACGTGTTATTCGATAACAGAATAACTTAGAGAATAACGTTATTCTGCGTTTCCAATAAGAACCTTCTACACATACCAAAGCCAGATGCATTACACGGAAACGATTGATGCAGTTTAGCCTTTGAGCACCCTTGGGCAAAGTAAAGAGTGATACGAAGAAACATGACGTTTGCGAGATGATTGGGAGGCACTTCACACACTTGGGCAGACTAGCCTTACAAGTTCGTTAATTTCTGCTGCAACACACACTTACAGAACGCATTTTCTATGTATATATTTTCGACGCATGAAACAATTGACAAACGTCAATGGATCAACGCATAATGTTTTCTACGATGTTTTGGCGGGAATTTACATGGAATGCCGCGAAGGTGCGAGTGCTTTAGCATGTGTGGTTTTAATATCGATAAAATGTGCCTTTGAAATAATTTGTGTTCTGAAGTGGTAATTTCGACACAAACTCGTACGATAATGACTCATGAGCAACTGTGGAAAACTTAAAAGCCGAACTTACCGACAACTTTTCTGCCGCTACCAATTCATTGTGGATCCATCCTTTATGTTGCATGCTGTTTATGTTCCATGCTGTTTAAGATTATCTGTCAAAGTTTGTTAGGCGCAAGGCTAAAACGAACGGCAATGATGCTCACTCATTGACACCGGTCCATCGACCGACTTTTGGGGGTAAGCATCTACCTGCCCTTTGAAATAGGAGGGGGTGGGGCCACATCAGCATGCATAACAGACAATAATCCTTTCATGAATTGGTAAAATGTTCTTTATATTTGGGACATCGCTCTCATTGACCTACTAGCACTTTTCAAACTATTTTTAGCGATAATTCTGGATTGAGATGTtaattacattaaatttttcgCAAACCGAGAAGTGTATACGTAATCACTGTGGAAATTAGTTCGTTATATCGAGATTGGCGTTACATAGAAAAACCTACAAGgtataattcttttttttttttgtaacagtaACGTTACTTTGCTTCATACTGTACCCAGCTGTGAATTGCGATTTGTTTAGATCTGTGGCTACGATTTTCACTGGACAAAGCTGCGTTACGCGTAAACTGAACAGTAATGATACAGTAGTCAAGGCTTTCTCAGACACGAGTTACTTTAAACAATGAAAACTGAACTACTTTCGATGCTGTAGATAAGAGGTCAGGGGCCGGGTCGCACTAGTGCAAAAAGTAGTTTATTTTACAAAAGTGCGACCCTTCTCtgcaaaatgtaaaaaatgaaCAGAATGCACCAAATGTTCAAAGATGCCGCCACTTAAAATTGGCGAGCTCTAGACCTCGCCAAAATGTtacaaaatgtcaaaaaagcttttaataGGTCAACCATGACGTAAAAAGGATCGAAAACCATGATAAAGTGTATTTCAAACCATGATACATTTGGTCTTGGCAATCGTCAACCGCCGGGATTGTTCAGTCTTCTCCGTCTGCTTTGCCTAACTTGACGGCCATATCCAACAATGCCAGTTGAACATTCAAGTTGTGAAGACAAcgcatttgaaataaatttgccATTCTAAGCTGCATGCAagttaaaagacaaaagattCCAAGAAAAGCGCAAGCTACTTGTCGTGGTTCCATGTTTTAGTTTTGGCCGTGATTATGTGACTCACGCTTGCTGGGAGATGGATCTTATCTTTCTCTGGTGACACATTGTTTGACACTCTGCGACCCCAATTGTACAAAATGCCGGAAAAGGAAATTCGAGTGAAATATCTCAACAAAATCAATTTTGCCCTTTAGTGCGACCCGGCCCTAAAACGGATATGTGGATTGATAGTAACAGCGTATAATATTACGATTTTCATCATTGTTGGTCTATTATCTAATCATCAGTTTGTTGCATTATCACGAGGAATCGGCGTTTCGCTAATTTGAGGTTCCACCGTAAATATTTACAATGTCGCGCCTTTTGCAACAACAAACAGAGAATTCAGTTTTCTTTCTGGGGCTAACTTtcctttcgctgcctttttcttTGTGGACCTCCAGGACGGTTGTTCTTTCGTTTTTCTCTTACAACTACCTGTCAAAAAAATAGGAGATAAACAGGAGAGATTATCCAAAACTGCTTCCCACTTCCTTCACCGTGTAACTGGCTTTCGGCTGTGTGATTGTAACTTACGTTTGGACAGCGATCTGTTTTCCGTAGAAGGTCGTTCAAGTTCTGCTCTCTTTGCAATTGATCTGGGTCTCCCTCTGTTGTGTTCTCCAGTTGTTTATACTGTTTTAACCTTTTCAACGGCCATTCCTTCTTCTTGTGGTTTTGGAGAATTTCGTCTGATGCATCAGTCCACTTCTGGCGGTAAATCTTTTCATTTGATATAAATGAACTCCACCACTTTCTATCATCAGTAGTAAGCCTTTTGCATTTTTCTACACAATCTTCTAGTTGCTTGATGTCCAGTAGTTTTCGTGTATCTGGCTTAACAAGACGAGGGGTTCCCTTAGGTAAAGAATGAAGTATTTGTAAACCTTTTCCTTCAGGTAACCAGTTTTTGTCCTTGGCCCAAGCTTTGTATTTCATTTCCCCCTTACCGTCTCTTTTGCTAAATCTGTAGGAGTGAGGGTAAACATGGTTCTTTATGTTGTTAAGGCATGGCTCGATCCATTCTTTTACGTTATACACAAAGTCAACCAAGACAGTTTCTGCAGAAGGCGT harbors:
- the LOC137977304 gene encoding uncharacterized protein yields the protein MSNGEIVYKTAYFNSPAQTIINNTEIDKSLEVSKQGILNKIAVWISEGSGWTVESVENHYLNIVKYEPIKGSSYIKLPHELRNSSQSLINIKNSDNECFRWCHIRHLNPQDKNPQRIKKSDKAFIENLNYSGIEFPVTTKQYNKIEKHNEININVFGYEEKQRYPIYVSKEKYEDYFEAITAKIHGCQPNNNKSFTEAYQKHTDCGYGYKVVCCHDDKYTKPVQIYRGEKAVYKFMEAMLEEVKYCKKVMKKEFNKPLRMTRDNEKEFQKADKCHICEKEYNKTDVRVTDHCHVTGQYRGSAHQDCNLNFRLTEKIPVIFHNLRGYDSHFIMQEIGEIVKEHKYTNKKGKKCQMNINAIPNDMEKYMAFMLGNHLTFIDSFQFMSSSLDKLVSNLPKEALMYTSQKFKGKELHLMSQKGVYPYDFMDSFDKFNEKLSPKEEFYSILNDEDITDDQYKHAQNVSNTFNLKNMGEYHDLYLKSDILLLADVFENFRRTCLEYYKLDPCHYFSSPGFSWDSMLQMTNIKLELMTDVDMFQFIEKGMRGGISYIANRYGKANNKYMKTYDEKAPSKYIMYLDANNLYGWAMSQYLPTGGFKWMTENQIDKINLAKYTEESKKGLILEVDLAYPEQLHDLHNEYPLGPEKVKVKVTKNMLSEYCKKIAVKYRISTSLVYKLTPTLSNKEKYVLHYKNLQLYTDLGLKITKVHQILEFNQSAWLKEYIDFNTDKRTNAKNAFEKDFFKLMNNSVFGKTMENLRKRVDVRLVTDEKKLMKMTSKPTYVSSKICNENLVAVHKIKETLLLNRPAYVGMISATDLPFFS